Within Thermomicrobiales bacterium, the genomic segment ATTTGCGTCGATACTTCAGCTCGTGCCGGGAGGTGATTTTGGTGTCATCAACCGTCTGACGCTGGCGGACCTGACAATGGTCGCTGCTGTCATCGCGTTTCCGTTGTTTCTGCTGGCCCGTGGGCCGCGTGATTGATCGTCGACGTCTTGATTCCAGGGGAGGAAACCAGGCAATGAACAAGCAGATGAAGAACGCGGTACGGGGAGTCTTGATCCTGGTGCTTACTGCAGCGGTCACATGGCTGGCGAATGCAATTGTCGACCGGATGTTCGGTCCGGACGAAATCGAGGCGTAGGTCTGAGTCGGTCGCCATCGCTCGAAAACCAGCCTCGGGTGCGGTTCAGCGAGCCGCAACGAATCGTGGTCGTTGCCAATCCAAAGAGCCGCTTGTCGCCCGACCGGCTCGAGTCGATGGTGCGTGCGCGCATGCCCGCCGGATCGACGTTGCATGTTCGCCATACAAAACCCGATACACCAATCCATGGCATCATCGAAGATCTCCTGGCAGATGCGACGGTGGCAATTGCTTGTGGCGGTGATGGGACGGTTTCACAGGTGGCCGCAGCCATTCTCGACGAGCGGATCCCGTTGGGAATCGTTCCGGCTGGTTCGACGAACATGGTTGCCAAGGTGAGTCACATTCCGTCAAATCCCGAGCGAGCGGTCGAGCTCATCTTCGGTTGGCACCACCGTGAATGTATCGATGTCGGCCGCAGTGGCGATCGACTCATGCTGCATCTTGGCGGCTCCGGGATCGATGCCCGCATCTTCATCAACTCAAGCTCAACGCTCAAGCGCCGCTTTCGTTGGGGGGCCTACGTGCCTGCGGCTGTCACCAGCGCGCTGGAACATCCGGCCATGTACACCATCACCGTCGATGGAGAGGAAGTGCAGGCGCGCTCCTCCCTTGTTCTGGTCGCAAATTCCGCCCAGTTGCTTCATTCGAAGATTCACCTTGTCGACGATGTGAGCCGTACCGATGGGAAGTTCGATGTACTCATCTACACAGCTTCGAACCCGGTTTCGTTGGCTGCGGCAGGCCTGACATCGCTCACGGGGCAGCTGGAGAGCTTCGGTCAGGTCATTCGGCTACGGGGTTCCCATATTCGTATCGATTCGGAACCACCTGCTCCGACAGAGCTCGATGGCGAGGTCGTCGGAGTTACCCCGCTCGAAATCGAGGTGCTGCCCGGTGCTATCGAGCTGATCCGCGGCTGATCGCGTCTTCAACTGGATGGGAACCGCAAGACCACGGAGTCGAGCGGTGTTGTGTCCGGGGACGTGTTCAGCCCACCTGAAGTAGCTCAGCCTTTCCCGGGATCTGGTCCTGGCGACCGGACAACGTGAATGGGAAACCCATCCTGGGCGCAAGAACCGGTGGCGCTAGAGGTAGTAGATGGCCTCGCCGGTCTCGGTTCCCATGTAGAACTGGGTTCCCTGATTGTTCGTGAAGAGCGTATTTGTTCCCGAACTTGTGTAGACCGTAAAGGTATGCCCAACGATCCAGTCGGTCGATTGGCCCATGGACAGGTTGCCCTGGAAGTACTGCACACCATCGGATGTGATCTGCACATAGATATCCGCTTGCGCGGTGATCTTGATCGCCACCGCGCCGTTTGGCAACTCGGCATCGACGGTGCGGGCAATGCCCGGTTCGCCGTTGCTGGAATCCGTTGGGGTCGTCACGGAAATCGCGCCAGGCCCGTTCGAGCTCTGGATGGCGCCGGATGCGGCATCCTCAGTCGGCGATGGAAGCGGAGTCATCGTCGCGCTCGGCGTCTCTGTTGGAGCCGATGTTGCCGTGGGAGTTGGCAGATCAGGGGTCGGACTTGGTACGAAGATCTGATCCTCGCTGACGCGCGTCACTGTCGGTTGCAAATCGATCATCGTCTGATCATCGACAGAGGGTGACTTGAAGTACGCGCTGTACATCCAGGCGAACAGCACTGCCCCGGCAATAAGGGTGAACGCGATGATGGCGAAGTTCGGCGCCCAGTGACTGGGCATATCGACCGGCTCGATCATCTGGATCGGAGGCGGGTCGTCGGGCCGGGTGCCGCGCGCTTCGTCGAACAGCTCGACGAGCCGGGTCTGATCGAGCCCGAGATAGGCCGCGTAGGTGCGCACGATGCCGCGCTGATAGGGAAGGGCAGGAAGGTTATCGAACGTCTC encodes:
- a CDS encoding diacylglycerol kinase family protein, with the translated sequence MRFSEPQRIVVVANPKSRLSPDRLESMVRARMPAGSTLHVRHTKPDTPIHGIIEDLLADATVAIACGGDGTVSQVAAAILDERIPLGIVPAGSTNMVAKVSHIPSNPERAVELIFGWHHRECIDVGRSGDRLMLHLGGSGIDARIFINSSSTLKRRFRWGAYVPAAVTSALEHPAMYTITVDGEEVQARSSLVLVANSAQLLHSKIHLVDDVSRTDGKFDVLIYTASNPVSLAAAGLTSLTGQLESFGQVIRLRGSHIRIDSEPPAPTELDGEVVGVTPLEIEVLPGAIELIRG
- a CDS encoding helix-turn-helix domain-containing protein, coding for MSVFGDTLRQARAQKGITLRQAEQEIRINRYYLAALEDETFDNLPALPYQRGIVRTYAAYLGLDQTRLVELFDEARGTRPDDPPPIQMIEPVDMPSHWAPNFAIIAFTLIAGAVLFAWMYSAYFKSPSVDDQTMIDLQPTVTRVSEDQIFVPSPTPDLPTPTATSAPTETPSATMTPLPSPTEDAASGAIQSSNGPGAISVTTPTDSSNGEPGIARTVDAELPNGAVAIKITAQADIYVQITSDGVQYFQGNLSMGQSTDWIVGHTFTVYTSSGTNTLFTNNQGTQFYMGTETGEAIYYL